Proteins encoded together in one bacterium window:
- a CDS encoding isoprenylcysteine carboxylmethyltransferase family protein produces the protein MERGIEHSGAWALALIFIVIASWLLYRYLAPKTWREWAGAGLIQAFIIALYAEMYGFPLTIYLLVRFFGLDRTYLNANLWSTLLGVGETGMMISMIAGYILLFVGFGIFLQGWRQLYRAHKENRLATDGLYSLVRHPQYTGLFLGLFGEGVVHWPTLFSVGLFPIIVFAYYRLARKEEQKTIEKFGEAYLEYKRNVPMFIPVKGKRQQLFERSAVTSDDSK, from the coding sequence ATGGAAAGAGGTATAGAACATTCAGGTGCGTGGGCGCTTGCACTTATTTTTATTGTTATTGCATCCTGGTTATTGTACCGCTATCTCGCTCCTAAAACGTGGAGGGAGTGGGCTGGTGCAGGATTGATACAAGCGTTCATAATTGCATTGTATGCAGAGATGTACGGCTTCCCGCTTACAATTTATCTGCTTGTAAGGTTTTTTGGATTAGACCGCACTTATCTTAATGCAAATCTTTGGTCCACTCTTCTCGGAGTTGGTGAAACTGGTATGATGATCTCTATGATAGCCGGTTATATTTTACTCTTTGTGGGCTTTGGTATTTTTCTTCAGGGATGGCGGCAGCTATACCGTGCTCATAAGGAAAACCGGCTTGCAACCGATGGATTATACAGCTTAGTCCGGCATCCACAATATACTGGTTTGTTTCTCGGGCTTTTCGGTGAAGGTGTTGTTCATTGGCCAACATTATTCTCAGTAGGATTATTCCCAATCATTGTATTTGCATACTACCGTCTTGCACGTAAAGAAGAGCAGAAAACAATTGAGAAGTTCGGAGAAGCATATCTCGAATACAAGCGGAATGTGCCAATGTTTATTCCGGTAAAAGGCAAACGGCAACAGCTTTTTGAGCGTTCCGCCGTTACTTCGGATGATTCAAAGTAA
- a CDS encoding NADH-quinone oxidoreductase subunit J → MNVEQIFLLFVDAVLIGSAIYMIIARNMVMSVLSMIVSFVSLAILYLTLGAQFIAVTQIIVYAGGIMVLFLFVIMLLNIKEKEHPKGGKLRVWLSITIGIGILIEIIAVVASSVSSKISSLPPDAAKTGTVESVGTVLYTTYLLPFEAVSFLLLAATIGALVLAKKKFP, encoded by the coding sequence ATGAATGTTGAGCAAATCTTTTTGTTATTTGTCGATGCAGTGCTTATCGGCTCTGCAATTTATATGATTATAGCACGTAATATGGTTATGAGTGTGTTAAGTATGATTGTGAGTTTTGTTTCACTAGCGATATTATATCTCACACTTGGCGCACAATTTATAGCCGTTACACAAATTATAGTATACGCCGGTGGAATTATGGTGTTATTCCTTTTTGTAATTATGCTGTTGAATATTAAAGAAAAAGAGCACCCAAAAGGAGGAAAATTAAGAGTGTGGCTTTCCATTACAATCGGTATTGGAATTCTTATCGAAATAATAGCAGTTGTTGCATCATCAGTTAGCAGCAAGATTTCATCATTACCTCCGGATGCTGCTAAAACAGGGACTGTGGAATCTGTCGGAACAGTTCTATACACCACATATTTGCTTCCGTTTGAAGCAGTATCTTTTCTTCTTCTTGCTGCAACTATCGGCGCGTTAGTCTTGGCAAAAAAGAAATTTCCATAA
- the nuoL gene encoding NADH-quinone oxidoreductase subunit L, translated as MIDIIYLTIILPLLGFLVNGLFGRKIKRENIIGTIGSGVIGLSFLIAVGALIETISLPVDKRLNIVTLFDWIKTGGISLSISYQVDQLSLVMALIVTGVGFIIHVYSIGYMHGDKSFWRFFAYMNLFVFFMMNLILADNFPFLFIGWEGVGLSSFLLIGFWYEKKFEKSTTSAAALKAFVVNRVGDVGFLLGMFLIYSTFGSLTFTEVFSRAVTFNVPEYIFGFIAVFLLIGAVGKSAQIPLFVWLPDAMAGPTPVSALIHAATMVTAGVYLLARTNIIYASAPSIMLVVAVIGISTAFFAATVGIVQNDIKKVLAYSTISQLGYMFLAMGAGAFSSGIFHLMTHAFFKALLFLGAGSVIHSMHDVQDMRKFGGLKKYMPVTSLTFLIASATISGIPPLSGFFSKDEILWYSFMNIGFLVWLLGIITAAFTAIYIFRIYFMTFEGKETYDHNKIHPHESPKVMTIPLIALAVLSAVGGFIGLPEIISGENGNVLHNWLAPVFKSSERKLMQFNSFSHLTEHLLMFISVAVALSAILYTGFVYLRKPGIALRTSVRFKRLYNLLLNKYFVDEVYDATIVNPVVKGSQNILWKITDNKLIDGFVNGIGKLINIISASIRKIQTGVVQDYAILMAIGILAALLWLLVGL; from the coding sequence ATGATTGATATAATTTACTTGACAATCATTCTTCCACTTCTTGGATTTCTGGTCAATGGATTGTTTGGAAGAAAAATAAAAAGAGAAAATATAATTGGAACAATCGGCAGCGGCGTAATCGGTCTTTCATTTCTAATTGCTGTTGGCGCTTTGATAGAAACCATTTCACTTCCGGTTGATAAGCGGTTAAACATTGTAACTCTTTTCGATTGGATAAAGACAGGCGGAATAAGTTTAAGCATTTCTTACCAGGTTGACCAGCTTTCTCTTGTAATGGCTTTAATTGTAACCGGTGTTGGCTTCATCATTCACGTTTATTCAATCGGTTATATGCACGGGGATAAAAGTTTCTGGAGATTCTTTGCTTATATGAATCTATTTGTATTCTTTATGATGAACTTAATTCTCGCAGATAATTTTCCTTTTTTATTTATAGGATGGGAAGGTGTTGGGTTAAGCTCCTTTTTGTTAATTGGATTTTGGTATGAAAAGAAATTTGAGAAAAGCACAACATCTGCTGCAGCACTAAAGGCATTTGTTGTTAATAGGGTTGGTGATGTTGGTTTTCTGCTGGGTATGTTTCTTATCTACTCAACATTTGGTTCGTTGACTTTTACAGAAGTTTTTTCACGTGCAGTTACTTTTAATGTGCCGGAATATATTTTTGGTTTTATTGCAGTCTTTTTACTCATTGGTGCAGTAGGAAAGTCTGCACAAATTCCTCTCTTTGTCTGGCTTCCCGATGCGATGGCGGGTCCTACTCCGGTATCAGCGCTTATTCACGCAGCAACGATGGTAACAGCGGGAGTTTATCTGCTTGCACGTACTAATATTATTTATGCTTCAGCACCATCAATTATGCTGGTTGTTGCAGTGATAGGAATTTCAACTGCATTCTTTGCCGCGACAGTTGGAATTGTTCAGAATGATATTAAAAAAGTTTTAGCTTATTCAACAATAAGCCAGCTTGGGTATATGTTTCTCGCTATGGGTGCGGGTGCTTTTTCTTCCGGTATTTTTCATTTGATGACTCACGCATTTTTCAAAGCTTTATTATTTCTCGGAGCTGGTTCTGTTATTCACTCAATGCACGATGTTCAGGATATGAGAAAATTCGGCGGATTGAAAAAGTATATGCCGGTAACTTCTTTAACATTTCTTATTGCGTCAGCAACCATTTCTGGAATACCGCCGCTTTCCGGTTTCTTTAGTAAGGATGAAATACTCTGGTATTCATTTATGAATATTGGTTTTCTTGTTTGGCTTCTGGGAATAATCACAGCAGCGTTCACGGCTATTTATATTTTCAGAATTTACTTTATGACTTTTGAAGGAAAAGAAACGTATGATCATAACAAAATTCATCCCCACGAATCTCCCAAAGTTATGACAATACCATTGATTGCTCTTGCGGTTCTTTCAGCAGTTGGCGGTTTTATTGGGCTTCCGGAAATCATTTCAGGTGAAAATGGAAATGTTCTTCATAACTGGCTGGCACCGGTTTTCAAATCCTCTGAAAGAAAACTGATGCAGTTTAATTCTTTCTCACATTTAACCGAACATCTTTTAATGTTTATATCCGTTGCAGTTGCTCTTTCAGCAATTCTTTACACCGGCTTTGTTTATTTGAGGAAACCGGGAATAGCTTTGAGAACTTCTGTTCGGTTTAAAAGATTATATAATCTTTTGTTGAATAAATATTTTGTTGATGAAGTTTACGATGCCACAATTGTTAATCCCGTAGTTAAAGGTTCACAAAATATTCTTTGGAAAATTACAGATAATAAATTAATTGATGGTTTTGTTAATGGAATAGGGAAACTAATTAATATCATCTCTGCATCAATAAGAAAAATACAAACCGGAGTTGTGCAAGATTATGCAATACTAATGGCAATCGGAATTTTAGCTGCTCTTCTCTGGTTATTAGTTGGCTTATGA
- a CDS encoding Rieske 2Fe-2S domain-containing protein: MGKNVNKSTRSRRNFLKFFLGGSFTAFAFSVIYPVVKFLIPPKSTEPIPSSVIAGTVGELKPNSGKIFRFGNKPGILINTPQGELRAFTAICTHLECTVQYRDDFQHIWCACHNGHYNLNGINIAGPPPRPLTQYNVSLKGDQIFVSKVS, translated from the coding sequence ATGGGAAAAAATGTTAATAAGAGTACTAGATCAAGAAGAAATTTTCTCAAATTCTTTCTTGGCGGAAGCTTTACAGCATTTGCTTTTTCTGTTATTTATCCGGTCGTTAAGTTTTTAATTCCACCGAAATCTACTGAGCCAATACCATCATCGGTTATTGCAGGTACAGTAGGCGAACTAAAACCAAACAGTGGAAAAATTTTTCGTTTCGGTAATAAACCCGGAATTCTTATAAATACACCTCAGGGAGAGTTAAGAGCGTTCACTGCAATATGTACTCACTTAGAATGCACTGTACAATATCGGGATGATTTCCAGCATATTTGGTGTGCTTGCCACAATGGACACTATAATTTAAATGGAATTAATATCGCAGGACCACCGCCAAGACCATTAACTCAGTACAATGTAAGTTTAAAAGGAGATCAGATTTTTGTATCAAAGGTGAGTTAG
- a CDS encoding YHS domain-containing protein, producing MVHDPVCGMEIKDVFKAEKLDYQGKTYYFCSNDCKSKFQQSPEKYVKKDDEHMGHHH from the coding sequence ATGGTACACGACCCTGTTTGTGGAATGGAAATAAAAGATGTTTTCAAAGCAGAAAAATTAGATTACCAGGGTAAAACCTATTACTTCTGCAGTAATGACTGCAAGAGTAAATTCCAGCAAAGCCCTGAGAAGTATGTTAAGAAAGATGACGAACATATGGGGCATCATCATTAA
- a CDS encoding EamA family transporter gives MDKNQVQSRHVQSGFFSESRKISPYVVFSLMLMYTLVASVCYTAIKAGLEYSPAIRFAGLRTLIGGISLIILLLVLRKPILPRRDLVKWIIPIGILSTSITFGFMFTSPEFTGAGIATVLGNTSPLIIIVLAALFLNEKITIVKITSLILGITGIIFIFADAFTSENTGAFFGAILATGTSAGIAVTAVLLKWLKPGSDLISFTGWQLIAGGLLLLAGSFFFEPVGTEIWSGFFIGLVIFLGVIGTAFTEISWFWLLQKYDAGKLSLYLFLTPVFGLLIAFAAFGETLQPLEVVGIIIVISALGLTLFNEYKLKRSV, from the coding sequence ATGGATAAAAATCAGGTTCAATCACGTCACGTTCAATCAGGATTTTTTAGTGAGAGCAGGAAAATTTCACCTTACGTTGTTTTCAGTCTGATGCTGATGTATACATTAGTTGCCTCGGTATGTTATACTGCAATTAAAGCAGGGCTGGAATATTCTCCCGCAATTCGCTTTGCCGGCTTGCGTACTCTTATTGGAGGCATTTCACTTATTATACTACTATTAGTTTTACGGAAACCAATTCTTCCGCGCCGTGACCTGGTTAAATGGATTATACCAATCGGCATTTTATCAACCAGTATTACTTTCGGTTTTATGTTTACAAGCCCCGAATTTACAGGAGCCGGAATTGCTACGGTTCTTGGCAACACGTCGCCTCTTATTATTATTGTATTAGCCGCATTATTTCTTAATGAGAAAATAACTATTGTTAAAATAACATCTCTTATTTTAGGAATAACAGGTATCATCTTCATTTTTGCCGATGCGTTTACCAGCGAAAACACTGGTGCATTCTTTGGGGCAATACTCGCAACGGGAACATCAGCCGGGATTGCAGTTACTGCTGTATTATTAAAATGGCTTAAACCGGGGAGTGATCTTATATCATTTACAGGATGGCAGTTAATTGCAGGAGGTTTATTGCTGCTGGCAGGTTCATTTTTTTTCGAACCGGTCGGCACTGAAATCTGGTCGGGATTCTTTATTGGTCTGGTGATATTTTTAGGTGTAATTGGAACAGCGTTTACGGAGATCAGTTGGTTCTGGCTGCTGCAAAAATATGATGCCGGCAAATTATCTTTATATCTGTTTTTAACCCCCGTATTTGGACTGCTTATTGCGTTTGCTGCCTTTGGAGAGACTTTACAACCGCTTGAGGTTGTTGGAATTATAATAGTTATATCAGCATTAGGTTTGACTCTCTTCAATGAATATAAATTAAAGCGTTCAGTATAA
- a CDS encoding copper-translocating P-type ATPase, which yields MKEVILCVHGMMCIGEERGIEKQLKKHSGIHYVEANYLNCTATVHYDDSIISLAEIKKLVGECGYHCTGESMHENMCKPGDPPGSKHTDHHQHKMDEHKEHGNISEKMDAHAGDKMEEHDKHAGHEMGGDTSAMAHEMGHGGGMSMEGMVKDMQKRFWVSFILAIPVFLYSPLFTDYFDIQLPSPFGMSNEFLSFLLATPAVLYGGWVFYTGAWRGLKNGILNMAVLVSLSVLAGYLFSVAATFFFEAEVFYEAAALLLVFVLFGHWMEMRARSGASNAIQALMNLAPPKAVVIRNGEQFEVSTSEVVVDDIVLIRPGNKIPVDGMIIEGESSVDESMITGESLPVKKETGLKVIGATINKTGTFKFKATKVGADTALSQIVKLVQAAQNSKAPSQRLADKASQWLVLAAIVFGLATFFGWYLFGISAAPAGSNIVIWALTLAITVVVIACPDALGLATPTAIMVATGLGAQNGMLYKNAAALEQAAKLQAVIFDKTGTLTEGKPQVVEIKTAKNELSENEFLKLVASAEQSSEHPLAQAVVDKAKAKQLSLSPTTGFNAIPGHGMKSIVDGKTLLVGNKKLMKDNKISLDGFEETAGSLEGAGRTVIYASIDGNFAGLIAIADAVRSNAKYAVEKLTDMGVQVAMLTGDNRATAERIAGELGIKTVFAEVLPGQKADKVKELQSQGKLVAMVGDGINDAPALAQADVGIAIGAGSDVAMETADVVLMKSDPFDVIGAITLSRATLRKMHQNLWWAAGYNTIAFPIAAGLLYPSIGLVLRPEAAAVAMSGSSLIVAVNALLLKRVKLAGIKISQ from the coding sequence ATGAAAGAAGTTATTTTATGTGTACACGGAATGATGTGCATTGGCGAAGAGCGCGGTATTGAGAAACAACTGAAAAAACATTCCGGTATTCACTACGTTGAAGCAAATTATTTGAACTGCACTGCCACAGTTCATTATGATGATTCAATAATCTCACTTGCTGAAATTAAAAAGCTTGTAGGTGAATGCGGTTACCATTGTACCGGCGAATCTATGCACGAAAATATGTGCAAGCCAGGAGATCCTCCAGGCTCGAAGCATACGGATCATCATCAGCACAAAATGGATGAGCATAAAGAACACGGAAATATTTCTGAAAAAATGGATGCTCACGCCGGTGATAAAATGGAAGAACACGATAAACACGCAGGGCACGAAATGGGAGGAGATACATCCGCTATGGCGCACGAAATGGGACACGGAGGGGGAATGAGCATGGAAGGGATGGTAAAAGATATGCAGAAACGATTCTGGGTCTCTTTCATTTTAGCAATACCGGTGTTTCTTTATTCACCTCTTTTTACAGACTATTTCGATATTCAATTGCCCTCACCGTTTGGGATGTCTAATGAATTTTTATCTTTTCTTTTAGCTACACCCGCGGTTTTATATGGAGGATGGGTATTTTATACAGGAGCCTGGCGGGGCTTGAAAAACGGCATCCTTAATATGGCTGTGCTTGTTTCGCTCTCAGTTCTTGCCGGATATTTATTCAGTGTTGCGGCTACTTTTTTCTTTGAGGCAGAAGTGTTTTACGAAGCTGCAGCTTTATTACTTGTGTTTGTATTGTTCGGGCATTGGATGGAAATGCGTGCACGTTCGGGAGCTTCAAATGCAATACAAGCATTAATGAACCTCGCTCCTCCTAAAGCCGTTGTAATCCGGAATGGTGAGCAGTTTGAAGTATCTACCTCTGAAGTGGTTGTTGATGATATTGTTCTCATACGCCCGGGTAATAAAATACCGGTAGATGGGATGATAATAGAAGGTGAATCCAGCGTTGATGAATCAATGATTACCGGCGAAAGTCTTCCGGTGAAAAAAGAAACCGGCTTAAAGGTAATTGGCGCAACTATAAATAAAACCGGCACTTTTAAATTCAAGGCAACAAAAGTCGGTGCCGATACTGCACTTTCACAAATTGTTAAATTGGTTCAGGCAGCACAAAACTCTAAAGCACCTTCGCAGCGTTTAGCAGATAAAGCGTCTCAATGGTTAGTTCTCGCAGCCATAGTTTTTGGTTTGGCAACTTTCTTTGGCTGGTATTTGTTTGGCATTTCCGCCGCTCCGGCTGGTTCAAACATTGTAATTTGGGCGCTTACACTTGCAATTACAGTTGTTGTTATTGCTTGCCCGGATGCACTTGGGTTAGCAACGCCTACTGCAATAATGGTTGCAACAGGTCTGGGCGCTCAGAATGGAATGCTTTATAAAAATGCTGCTGCACTCGAGCAGGCAGCTAAGCTTCAAGCTGTTATTTTTGATAAAACAGGAACTCTTACAGAAGGTAAACCGCAGGTTGTAGAAATAAAAACTGCAAAGAATGAATTAAGTGAAAATGAATTTCTAAAGCTTGTTGCCTCAGCCGAACAATCGTCAGAACATCCATTAGCGCAGGCAGTTGTTGATAAAGCAAAAGCAAAGCAGCTTTCTCTTTCGCCAACAACCGGTTTTAATGCAATTCCAGGGCACGGAATGAAATCTATTGTTGACGGAAAAACTCTGCTGGTAGGAAATAAAAAGTTGATGAAGGATAACAAAATTTCTTTGGACGGTTTTGAAGAAACTGCCGGTTCTCTTGAAGGTGCAGGCAGAACAGTTATCTATGCTTCAATTGATGGAAACTTTGCAGGCTTAATTGCCATTGCAGATGCGGTTCGTTCTAATGCAAAGTATGCAGTAGAAAAATTAACAGATATGGGAGTACAGGTTGCGATGCTAACCGGAGATAACCGTGCAACCGCAGAACGAATTGCAGGCGAACTTGGAATTAAGACTGTCTTTGCCGAAGTGCTGCCGGGGCAAAAAGCTGATAAGGTTAAAGAGCTGCAATCGCAGGGAAAACTTGTAGCAATGGTTGGAGACGGCATTAACGATGCACCGGCTCTTGCCCAAGCTGATGTGGGCATTGCTATTGGAGCCGGAAGCGATGTTGCAATGGAAACTGCTGACGTAGTGCTGATGAAATCCGATCCGTTTGATGTAATTGGAGCTATAACATTAAGCCGCGCTACATTGCGTAAAATGCACCAGAATCTTTGGTGGGCTGCCGGTTATAATACTATTGCATTCCCTATTGCGGCAGGATTGCTTTATCCTTCAATAGGATTGGTGCTGCGTCCCGAAGCGGCGGCTGTTGCTATGTCCGGCTCTTCATTAATTGTTGCAGTAAATGCACTCCTGTTAAAAAGAGTAAAGCTTGCTGGTATAAAAATATCTCAATGA
- a CDS encoding YHS domain-containing protein: MIHDPVCGMEIKDVSKAEKLDYQGKTYYFCSALCMVQFQSNPEKYIKKDNGDEHKHHHH; encoded by the coding sequence ATGATACATGACCCTGTTTGTGGAATGGAAATAAAAGATGTTTCCAAAGCAGAAAAATTAGATTACCAGGGTAAAACCTATTACTTCTGCAGTGCACTCTGTATGGTTCAATTCCAGAGCAATCCTGAAAAGTATATTAAAAAAGATAATGGGGATGAGCACAAGCATCATCACCATTAA
- a CDS encoding DUF2933 domain-containing protein — MSETLIYIIIFAAIMFFMHRGHGAHGSGMGGCGGHSHGQHKGHGQKEGESSHSKEKRKNEHQHHH, encoded by the coding sequence ATGTCTGAAACATTAATATATATAATCATATTTGCAGCGATTATGTTTTTTATGCATAGAGGGCACGGCGCCCACGGCAGTGGTATGGGTGGCTGCGGCGGGCATTCACACGGGCAGCATAAAGGGCACGGACAGAAGGAAGGTGAATCTTCACATAGCAAGGAAAAAAGAAAAAATGAACATCAGCATCATCATTAA
- a CDS encoding DUF302 domain-containing protein: MSYYYTKIITTGFDAAIQKVTDELKKEGFGILTEIDVRATLKKKLDVDFKNYKILGACNPPYAYKALQAEDKIGTMLPCNVIVIEQSENQIEVAAVDPVASIQAIENKSLGEIASEIQSKLKKVIDSL, translated from the coding sequence ATGAGTTATTACTATACAAAAATTATAACGACCGGTTTTGACGCTGCAATTCAAAAAGTTACTGATGAACTGAAGAAAGAAGGATTCGGTATCCTAACTGAAATTGATGTTAGAGCAACTTTAAAGAAGAAGCTGGATGTTGATTTCAAGAATTATAAAATTCTTGGTGCTTGTAATCCACCGTATGCTTATAAAGCATTGCAGGCGGAAGATAAAATAGGTACTATGCTTCCTTGCAATGTAATTGTAATTGAACAATCCGAAAATCAGATAGAAGTGGCGGCAGTTGACCCGGTTGCCTCTATTCAGGCAATTGAAAATAAATCTTTAGGTGAAATTGCTTCAGAGATTCAATCAAAATTAAAAAAAGTAATTGACAGCTTATAA
- a CDS encoding NAD(P)/FAD-dependent oxidoreductase, with amino-acid sequence MLKQKSISVIGAGPAGLTAAISLAKNGYDVNLLEQNNDVGLRFNGDFQGLENWSDDEDTLKILRRIGIEINFLCHPYSGEDGFFYGPNLQKTQVKTSRPLFYLIERGSNENSLDQGLRRQAEEAGVNILWGRKLDSVDGQAAIVGTGPKAADAIAKGMVFKTSLQNMFIGFVNNKIAPKAYAYLLVNNGKATFATCMFEDFKNEKLYYERALRVLKSVIDIDVIEPKEFGGFVNFFNQPVTTKDNKILYVGENAGFQDALWGFGIKYAMLSGYLAARSIIQNKSYSELCKAYLYPKLQTSLANRWLFAHLYNKGYSLLLKKMEAIDDVIPALRKHYNTSLSKRLIYPVARRWYKTRLIDKQCMHEHCDCVWCRHGKLAHASTEVC; translated from the coding sequence ATGTTGAAGCAAAAATCTATATCAGTAATTGGTGCTGGCCCGGCTGGTTTAACAGCAGCAATTTCTCTGGCTAAAAATGGTTACGATGTCAATTTATTAGAACAGAACAATGATGTAGGATTAAGATTTAACGGTGATTTTCAGGGGCTAGAGAATTGGTCTGATGACGAAGATACGTTGAAAATATTACGCCGGATCGGTATCGAAATTAATTTCCTGTGTCATCCATATTCCGGTGAAGATGGATTTTTTTACGGACCAAATCTTCAAAAGACACAGGTGAAGACTTCACGTCCGCTTTTCTATTTAATTGAAAGAGGTTCTAATGAAAATTCACTTGACCAGGGATTAAGAAGGCAAGCCGAAGAAGCTGGAGTTAATATTCTTTGGGGCAGGAAATTAGACTCAGTAGATGGTCAAGCTGCAATAGTTGGCACCGGACCAAAAGCTGCAGACGCAATTGCAAAAGGAATGGTGTTTAAAACATCACTACAAAATATGTTTATCGGATTTGTAAATAATAAGATTGCACCAAAAGCCTATGCTTACCTATTAGTAAACAACGGGAAAGCAACATTTGCAACCTGTATGTTTGAGGATTTTAAAAATGAAAAACTATACTATGAAAGAGCGCTTAGAGTATTAAAATCTGTTATAGATATTGATGTTATTGAGCCGAAAGAGTTTGGCGGATTCGTTAATTTCTTTAATCAGCCGGTTACAACAAAGGATAATAAAATTCTTTACGTTGGTGAGAATGCCGGATTCCAGGACGCTCTTTGGGGATTTGGAATTAAGTACGCAATGCTTTCCGGTTATCTTGCTGCAAGAAGTATAATTCAGAATAAATCCTACAGTGAACTTTGCAAGGCATATCTTTATCCAAAACTTCAAACGTCGCTTGCAAACAGATGGCTGTTCGCTCACTTGTACAACAAAGGATATTCATTGTTACTTAAAAAAATGGAAGCGATAGATGATGTAATTCCGGCTTTAAGAAAACATTATAATACTTCGTTAAGTAAAAGATTAATTTATCCGGTTGCAAGGAGATGGTATAAAACAAGATTAATAGATAAGCAGTGTATGCACGAACACTGCGATTGCGTTTGGTGTAGACATGGTAAACTGGCACACGCATCAACAGAAGTCTGTTAG
- a CDS encoding site-2 protease family protein, with the protein MKGHKNFQHTILMLLFCLLPLFVFFILAINGVELNPLLFFLFIAICCLAMFYFMRQTHPEPDSEMSAHTEIQNEEEKIKSVIPMPENLGDVFHTNHVERIDDTIIFEGNLLIEPDAAYQKLKEESDKKNISTLLQEDDSGRTLIIVSGKKQSVKADRPSRPTVNLILFILTFITTTYAGALHQGINLLQEPDKLNVGLPYAIALMVILGAHELGHFFTAKYHKMNVTLPYFIPVPFALGTFGAFIRLKSPSENRKALFDVGVAGPLAGLVFAIPALLIGLQSSKIIPMSNENAMMGGSDVGSSILLALLAKISIGKDLISGHTFQFSPLAFAGWLGLFVTALNLLPIGQLDGGHIAHALFGRKNANTIGTVALFSLFLLGLFVWSGLLTWAIIVFFLAGIKSAPPLNDVTKLDSKRVAIGLIAFVILFLILTPVPHSFYQTLGINCPYA; encoded by the coding sequence ATGAAAGGACATAAAAATTTTCAGCATACGATTTTAATGCTTCTTTTCTGCTTGCTGCCGCTGTTTGTGTTTTTCATTTTAGCAATAAACGGCGTTGAACTAAACCCTCTTCTCTTTTTCTTATTCATTGCAATTTGCTGTCTTGCAATGTTTTATTTTATGAGACAGACGCATCCGGAGCCGGATTCAGAAATGTCTGCACATACAGAAATTCAAAATGAAGAGGAAAAAATAAAAAGTGTTATCCCAATGCCGGAAAATCTTGGTGATGTTTTTCATACAAATCACGTTGAAAGAATTGATGACACGATAATCTTTGAAGGAAATTTATTAATAGAGCCGGATGCAGCTTATCAAAAATTAAAAGAAGAATCTGATAAAAAAAATATTTCAACATTATTGCAGGAGGATGATTCCGGGAGAACTTTAATTATTGTTTCAGGAAAGAAGCAGTCAGTAAAAGCTGACAGACCTTCCAGACCTACAGTCAATTTAATTCTGTTTATACTTACATTTATAACAACAACTTATGCCGGAGCGCTTCACCAGGGAATAAATCTTTTACAAGAACCGGATAAGTTAAATGTTGGTTTACCTTATGCAATTGCTTTGATGGTAATTTTAGGTGCACACGAACTTGGTCATTTCTTTACAGCAAAGTATCACAAAATGAATGTTACGCTTCCATATTTTATCCCGGTTCCTTTTGCCTTGGGAACGTTCGGCGCTTTCATACGTTTGAAATCTCCTTCAGAAAATCGTAAAGCTTTATTTGACGTTGGTGTTGCCGGTCCTCTTGCCGGATTAGTTTTTGCAATTCCGGCGTTGCTAATCGGACTGCAAAGTTCAAAGATAATTCCTATGTCGAATGAAAATGCAATGATGGGCGGCTCTGATGTTGGTTCTTCAATTTTGCTTGCACTGCTTGCAAAAATTTCTATCGGTAAAGATTTAATAAGTGGGCACACATTTCAATTTAGTCCTTTAGCATTTGCAGGCTGGCTTGGACTTTTTGTAACTGCACTTAACTTACTTCCAATCGGACAATTAGACGGCGGGCATATTGCTCACGCTTTATTTGGAAGAAAAAATGCAAACACAATCGGAACAGTTGCATTGTTCTCGCTCTTCTTGCTTGGTTTATTTGTTTGGAGCGGATTACTAACGTGGGCAATTATAGTTTTCTTCTTAGCAGGAATTAAAAGTGCTCCACCATTAAATGATGTTACAAAGCTTGATAGCAAAAGAGTTGCTATTGGCTTAATTGCTTTCGTCATTTTATTTTTGATTTTAACACCCGTGCCGCATTCATTTTATCAAACGCTGGGAATAAATTGCCCTTATGCGTAG